Proteins encoded within one genomic window of Setaria italica strain Yugu1 chromosome IV, Setaria_italica_v2.0, whole genome shotgun sequence:
- the LOC101782962 gene encoding aldehyde dehydrogenase family 2 member C4, with the protein MGSEGNGGVTDRPAAEEKNVGAPPFEMPEIRFTKLFINGCFVDAGSGRTFETRDPRTGDVIASVAEGDKEDVDLAVKAARDAFDHGEWPRMSGSERGRIMMRFADLVEQHAGELAALESLDAGKHPAVTMAVDIGNAAGSLRYFAGAADKIHGETLKMRGQFQGYTLREPLGVAGLIIPWNFPTTMFGIKVAPALAAGCTVVVKPAEQTPLSALYLADLAKQAGIPDGVINVVPGFGPTAGAAIASHMNVDIVSFTGSTEVGRLIMEASAKSNLKPVSLELGGKSPLIIFDDADLDMAVELAISANFFNKGEACVAASRVYVQDSIYDRFEKKLAERMKSWVVGDPLNDPRVDQGPQVDKAQYERVLSFIDRGKREGATLLTGGKPCGKKGYYIEPTIFTNVKEDMVIAKEEIFGPVMCLMKFKTVEEAIARANGTTYGLGAGVVTRDLDVANRVVRSVRAGLVWVNCYFAVSSDCPFGGRKMSGFGKDEGMHALDKFLAVKSVVTPLRDSPWL; encoded by the exons atggggagcGAGGGGAATGGCGGCGTTACggaccggccggcggcggaggagaagaaTGTCGGGGCGCCGCCGTTCGAGATGCCGGAGATCAGGTTCACCAAGCTCTTCATCAACGGCTGCTTCGTCGACGCCGGCTCAG GCCGGACATTTGAGACCAGGGATCCGCGCACAGGGGACGTCATTGCGAGCGTCGCCGAAGGTGACAAGGAGGACGTCGACCTGGCAGTGAAGGCGGCAAGGGACGCCTTCGATCACGGCGAATGGCCACGCATGTCCGGATCC GAACGCGGACGGATCATGATGAGGTTCGCCGACCTGGTGGAGCAGCACGCGGGCGAGCTGGCGGCGCTGGAGAGCCTGGACGCCGGCAAGCACCCGGCAGTCACCATGGCGGTGGACATCGGCAACGCCGCCGGCAGCCTGCGATACTTCGCCGGCGCGGCCGACAAGATCCACGGCGAGACGCTCAAGATGCGGGGCCAGTTCCAGGGGTACACCCTGCGTGAGCCGCTCGGCGTCGCCGGGCTCATCATCCCCTGGAACTTCCCGACCACCATGTTCGGCATCAAGGTGGCCCCGGCGCTGGCCGCCGGCTGCACCGTCGTCGTCAAGCCCGCCGAACAGACGCCGCTTAGCGCCCTGTACCTCGCCGACCTAGCAAAACAG GCAGGAATCCCGGACGGGGTGATCAATGTCGTGCCAGGCTTCGGTCCAACAGCAGGAGCTGCGATAGCGTCCCACATGAACGTTGACATT GTCAGTTTCACTGGATCCACGGAGGTGGGGCGCCTCATAATGGAGGCCTCGGCGAAGAGCAACCTGAAACCCGTGTCCCTGGAGCTCGGCGGCAAGTCCCCGCTCATCATCTTCGACGACGCCGACCTCGACATGGCCGTCGAGCTCGCCATCAGTGCAAACTTCTTCAACAAG GGAGAAGCCTGCGTTGCCGCGAGCCGCGTCTACGTGCAGGACAGCATCTACGACCGCTTCGAGAAGAAACTGGCGGAGAGGATGAAGAGCTGGGTCGTGGGAGACCCTCTGAATGACCCTCGTGTCGACCAGGGACCTCAG GTGGACAAGGCTCAGTATGAGAGGGTGCTCAGCTTCATTGACCGTGGCAAGAGAGAAGGGGCCACTCTTCTGACAGGAGGAAAACCCTGTGGCAAGAAAGGGTACTACATCGAGCCCACAATTTTCACCAACGTCAAG GAGGACATGGTCATAGCAAAGGAGGAGATCTTCGGACCCGTCATGTGCCTAATGAAGTTCAA GACGGTGGAGGAGGCGATCGCGAGGGCGAACGGGACGACGTACGGGCTGGGCGCCGGGGTGGTGACGCGGGACCTGGACGTGGCGAACCGGGTGGTGCGGTCGGTGCGCGCGGGGTTGGTGTGGGTGAACTGCTACTTCGCCGTCAGCAGCGACTGCCCCTTCGGGGGCCGCAAGATGAGCGGGTTCGGCAAGGACGAGGGCATGCACGCGCTCGACAAGTTCCTCGCCGTCAAGTCCGTCGTCACCCCGCTCCGCGACTCGCCCTGGCTGTGA
- the LOC101784181 gene encoding uncharacterized protein LOC101784181: protein MKKKGLARGLVHLRHERVLRREATAPKRAAGPASGRRRRARIGCARTIFGFPLPRASRPAKDSRVPQPTAVRQQNLPPATRILLQNLPAAPRIPDASTGGAAAAPMRNSTPTPPTPPPPRQQLPVLRSRGSRSHGGGGGPRRGHGGARPLPEAPPRGPLPVRTSPPSSPSRSPRPLKPTLALPPWCPRDAGLRSLPTPMLLGTSFAPLEAGDLLGEPPRDDTDEETKRSILSARSILLDNAFAAEDIVVLFGETPRDGKPHEMELMEEQTY, encoded by the exons ATGAAGAAAAAAGGGCTTGCCCGTGGCCTCGTTCATCTACGGCACGAGCGGGTGCTCCGACGCGAGGCGACGGCTCCGAAGCGCGCTGCAGGACCAGCTTCCGGTCGTCGACGGCGAGCGCGGATCGGATGCGCGCGCACGATTTTTGGCTTCCCGCTGCCGCGCGCTAGTCGTCCCGCCAAGGATTCGCGCGTTCCCCAGCCCACCGCCGTCCGCCAGCAAAATCTCCCTCCGGCCACCCGGATCCTCCTGCAAAATCTCCCAGCGGCGCCCCGGATCCCCGATGCCTCCACCGggggagctgcggcggcgccgatgCGGAACTCTACGCCGACACCGCCGACACCACCCCCACCCAGGCAACAGCTCCCGGTCCTCCGATCCCGGGGCTCCCGAAGCcatggagggggaggagggccCCGGCGCGGACATGGAGGCGCTCGTCCGCTGCCTGAGGCTCCACCGCGCGGCCCCCTCCCCGTACGAACGTCTCCGCCTTCCTCGCCTTCGCGCTCCCCGCGTCCTCTGAAGCCTACGCTCGCCTTACCGCCCTGGTGCCCAAG GGATGCAGGTTTGAGATCTTTACCAACACCGATGCTTTTAGGCACATCATTTGCACCACTAGAAGCAGGTGATCTTCTTGGTGAACCCCCTCGTGATGACACTGACGAAGAGACCAAGCGGTCAATTTTATCAGCAAGATCAATACTTCTTGACAATGCATTTGCAGCGGAGGACATTGTTGTTCTCTTCGGTGAAACCCCACGAGATGGAAAACCCCACGAGATGGAACTGATGGAAGAGCAGACCTACTAA
- the LOC101766241 gene encoding serine, glycine and glutamine-rich protein-like: MSSSRGSSGGLPVGGGGGRDGGGAEVARAPPESGGGGPLVGGGDGGGVELQEISVDGGSSAVAEATKVARAGGRREWRGSLAKGGEKDVEAKAAGTGRWERFVGGSGARRCRKGGRGWWGSSREMEERGGVVGRRRI, encoded by the coding sequence ATGTCCAGCAGTAGAGGAAGCTCCGGCGGCTTGCCggtcggcggtggaggcggaagAGACGGCGGTGGTGCGGAGGtggcgagggcgccgccggagtCGGGTGGTGGGGGACCCCTGGTGGGTGGTGGAGATGGCGGGGGCGTCGAGCTCCAAGAGATTAGCGTCGATGGCGGttcgtcggcggtggcggaggcgacGAAGGTCGCCAgagccggcgggaggcgggaATGGCGGGGGAGCTTGGCaaagggaggggaaaaggaCGTTGAGGCAAAGGCCGCCGGAACGGGGAGATGGGAGCGGTTCGTGGGTGGCAGCGGAGCGCGGCGGTGCCGGAAGGGAGGCAGGGGGTGGTGGGGGAGCTCGAGGGAGATGGAGGAAAGAGGTGGCGTTGTGGGGAGACGGAGGATATAG